The sequence ATCGGCTCCATCACCCGCCGCCTGGAGTACACCGCCATTGGCGACACGGTGAACCTGGCCAGCCGGATTGAAGGGCTCACCAAGAAGGCCGGCGTCCCGGTCCTCGTCTCCCAGGTCACCCGGGAGCGGGTGGGCAGCGCCTTCCTGTGGGAGGCCGTCACCAGCGCCCTGGTGCCCGGCAAGAGCCAGCCGGTGGCCACCTTCGTCCCCTCCCACCCGCCGGCCGGCCCGCCTGGAACGGGGGGTGTACCCCCCTGATCCATTCCCGCGCCCGAGGTCCGCACGGCCCCCTGGCTCCCGGGCTCCAACACGAGCTTCTGGGCCTCCTAAGTGGCCTACATGCCTGAGGGTTTACGTTGACGCCCCCCTCCGGGGGTCCTTATAAAGCCGCCGATTCTTCTCCCTCAGTCATTGGGGCCCCCTTGAGCACTTTTGCGTTGGACAGGGTCTCCGCCCAGCTCCCGGAGGCGGTGGCGGATCGCTACGTTGACCGGACCGGTGGAGCCTGGGCCGTCATCCATGCGGACTCTCTTCCCAAGGTCGCTGCCTTCCTGAAGAACGACCCGGAGCTGGAGTTCAAGCTCTTCGGTTCCATCGACGCCGTCGACCGCCTGCACCTGGCGGAGTGCGACCCGCGCTTCGAGGTCGTCTACTTCCTCTACTCGCTCAAGCGGAACGAGCACGTGCGGCTCAAGGTGCGCGTGAGCGAGAGCACGCCGGTGGTCCCCTCCCTGACGTCGCTGTTCCGGGGCGCCAACTGGTGGGAGCGCCTGACGTTCGACTTCTACGGCATCCGCTTCGACGGCCACCCGGACCTGCGCCGCATCCTCCTGTACGAGGAGTTCCAGGGCTACCCCCTGCGCAAGGACTACGCGCTGCGCGACCGGCAGCCGCTCATCCCCGAGCGCCCCATCAAGGACATCTTCCGCGGTCCCGGCACCAGCGGGATCTCCTGATCTGCTGAGGACATCATGTCTGACCACGGCAAGCCCCAGACCGAAGCGCCCAATCCCGACACCGACGCGTACGCCCACGAGTCGGAGCTGGAGTCGCACCTCCAGACCAAGCGGATGGTCATCAACATGGGCCCCTCGCACCCCGCGACGCACGGCACCGTGCGGCTGAAGGTGGAGCTCGAGGGCGAGACCATCGTCAAGATCGACCCGGAGATTGGCTTCCTCCACCGCGGCTTCCAGAAGAGCTGCGAGAACGTCACGTGGACACAGTGCCTGCCCTACACGGACCGGCTCAACTACCTGTCCTCGATGATGAACAACTTCGGGTTCCTCAACGCCGTGGAGAAGCTCATCGGCCTGGAGATTCCCGAGCGAGCCCAGTACATCCGCGTCATCGGCTCCGAGCTGCACCGGCTGCAGGACCACCTGACGTGCGTGGGCGCCACCGGCCTGGAGATGGGCGGCTTCGCGCCGTTCCTCTTCGCCATGGAGTTCCGCGAGCTCATCCATGACCGCGTCGCCGAGCTGACCGGCGCCCGGCTCACCACCAGCTTCGGCCGCGTGGGTGGCATCAACCGCGACCTGCCCGAGGGCTGGATTCCCAAGGTCCACAAGTCGCTGGACCGCGGGCTGGAGCTCATCGACGAGATGGATGCGCTGCTCACGCGCAACCGCATCTTCGTGGACCGTACCAAGGGCACCGGCGTCATCAACGCCGAGGACGCCATCGACTTCGGCTACACGGGCCCGGCGCTGCGCGCCTGCGGCGTCAACTACGACATCCGCAAGGCGAAGCCGTACTGGGTCTATGACCGGTTCGACTTCAAGGTGCCGGTCGGCGAGCACGGCGACAACTACGACCGCTACCTCGTCCGCCTCGAGGAGATGCGGCAGTCCGTGCTCATCCTGCGCCAGGCAATGGACACCATCCCCGCCGGCCCCATCATCGTGGATGACTGGCGCATCGCCCTGCCGCCCAAGCCCGAGGTGTACGGCACCATCGAGGGCGTGATGTCGCACTTCAAGCTGGTGATGGAGGGCATCCAGGTGCCCGCCGGTGAGGTCTACGACGCCACCGAGGCCTCCAACGGAGAGCTGGGCTGGTACATCGTCAGCGACGGCGGCGGCCGCCCGTACAAGGTGCACGTGCGCGCGCCGGGCTTCCCGGTGCTCGCCGCGGTGCCGCACATCATCGAGGGCAAGATGCTGGCGGACCTCATCCCCACTTTCGACACCATCAACATGATCGGCGGCGAGGTCGAGCAGTGAGCGACAACGACACGAAGAAGCCCACCGGTGATGCGCAGGTGCCCCCCAAGGGCTCGCCCACCGACACCCCCGCGGCGAAGATTGGACCCGAGCCGTCCAACCCGCCGGCCGGCGCGAAGCTGGACACCCCGCCCGCGGCGCACAGCGGCCCCACGGGCACGCCCAAGCCGCCGCCCCCCGCCGGCCCGCCGCCCAAGCCGGCGCCGAAGAACCCGGGGTTCGTCACCTGCACCATCGACGGCCGCGAAGTCGTCGTGAAGCCAGGGACGAACATGATCGAGGCGGCCAGGCAGGTCGGCTCGGAGATTCCCTACTACTGCTACCACCCGCGCCTCTCCATCGCGGCCAACTGCCGCATCTGCCTCATCGAGGCGTCCAACGCGCCCAAGCTGGTGCCCGCGTGCCAGACGCCGCTCGCCGAGGGCGTGGTCATCAAGACCACCACGCCCAAGGTGAAGGAGCAGCAGCGCTCGGTGATGGAGTTCCTGCTGCTCAACCACCCGGTCGACTGCTCCATCTGCGACCAGGCCGGTGAGTGCAAGCTGCAGGACTACTACATGAAGTACGACTACCGCCCCTCGCGCCTGGAGGGCGGCAAGACGCTGAAGAACAAGCGCAAGGTGCTGGGGCCCCGCGTCGTCCTGGACCAGGAGCGCTGCATCATGTGCACCCGCTGCGTGCGGGTGATGAACGAGGTGGCGCAGGAGCCGCAGCTGGGCGTGTTCGGCCGCGGCAGCCACGAGCGCATCGACGTGTTCCCCGGCAGCGAGCTGGACAGCAACTACTCGCTGAACACCGTGGACGTGTGCCCGGTGGGCGCGCTGCTCAGCCGCGACTTCCGCTTCAAGGCGCGCGCGTGGTTCCTGTCCGCCACCCCGTCGGTGTGCACCGGCTGCTCGCGCGGCTGCACCACCTACGTGGACTGGATGTCCCAGGACACCTACCGCTACCGCCCGCGCGAGAACGAGGCCGTCAACAAGAGCTGGATGTGCGACCAGGGCCGGCTCTCGTACAAGTACCTCAACGTGGAGCGCGCGCTCCGGCCGCAGGTGGGCCGCCGCACCGGCGCCCCCAGCGAGGCCGAGCCCGTGGTGACGCGCAAGGAGGCGGTGCAGGCCGCCGCCCGGGCGCTCAAGCCGCTGGTGGGCACCGCGCAGCTGGCCGTGCTGGCCTCTCCGGTGACCTCCAACGAGGACCTGCTCGCGGGCCTCACCTTCGCCAAGGCCACGCTGGGCGTGTCCACCGTGTACGTGGGCGGCCGTCCCCAGGACGCCGCGGACCACTTCCTGATGACGGCGGACAAGAACCCCAACCGCAAGGGCCTGGAGCTGATTGCCCAGGGGCTGGGGCTGAAGCTGGAGTCCTTCGACGCGCTCACCACCGCGCTGGGCGCGGGCCGGGTGAAGGCGCTCTACGCCATCGGCACCGAGGTGCCGGGTGACGCCGCGGCCTTCGCGCAGGCGGTGGGCCGGCTGGACGTCTTCGTGGCGCAGGCCTTCACCGAGTCCCCCATCACCGCGCAGGCCACCGTGCTGCTGCCGGCCTCCGTCCACGTGGAGGACGAGGGCTCCTTCGTGCAGCAGGACGGCATCATCCAGCGCTTCCGGAAGGCCTACCCGCCCAAGGGCGACGTGGTGCCCCACTGGCGCTGGGCCGCGGAGCTGACGCGCGAGCTGGGCGGCGAGGCCGCCTGGGCGTCCGCGCGGGACGTGTGGCGCGAGCTGGCCGGCAAGGTCGCCGCGTTCGCCGAGTTCAACTGGGACAAGGCCTCTCCGCCGGACCGGGAGAAGCCGGGCATCAATCCGCTGCCTGCGGGCGCCGATGGGCGTCCTCCGGGGTACCGTGAGTTCGGTACGCCCCGGGTGAGGGGTATCTAGCCATGAGCCGCGTACTGACGATCCTCACCGCCATGTTCACCATCGTCGCCACCATCTTCGGTGTGGCGGCGGCGGCGTACCTCGTGGGCGGTCTGGTGGAGAAGCACTGGTTCACTGGCGCCAGCCATCTGACCAACATCCTCTTCCTCATCCTCGTCTTCGTGATGATCATCGCCACGCTCCTGACGATGGCGGAGCGCAAGTGGAGCGCGTACATCCAGGACCGCGTCGGCCCCAACCGCGCGCGCATCAACCTGCCCGGCCTGAAGAACCGCGCGCTGGGCGGCCTGCCGCACATCCTCACCGACGTCCTCAAGATGCTGACGAAGGAGGACTTCATCCCGGGGACGGCCAACCGGTTCCTGTTCAACCTGGGCCCCATCCTCGCCTTCGCCCCGGTGTTCGCGCTGTTCGCGGTGGTGCCGGCCGGACCGACGGTGAGCGTGTTCGGGCACAAGGTGGAGATGGTGGTGGCCACGCCGGACTTCGGCATGCTGTACGTGCTCGCGATTGCGTCGCTGGCCGTCTACGGCACGGCGCTGGCGGGCTGGGCCTCCAACAACAAGTTCGCGCTGCTGGGCGGCGTGCGCGCCACGTCGCAGATGATTTCGTACGAGGTGGCGCTGGGCCTGTCGCTGG comes from Pyxidicoccus trucidator and encodes:
- the nuoD gene encoding NADH dehydrogenase (quinone) subunit D, translating into MSDHGKPQTEAPNPDTDAYAHESELESHLQTKRMVINMGPSHPATHGTVRLKVELEGETIVKIDPEIGFLHRGFQKSCENVTWTQCLPYTDRLNYLSSMMNNFGFLNAVEKLIGLEIPERAQYIRVIGSELHRLQDHLTCVGATGLEMGGFAPFLFAMEFRELIHDRVAELTGARLTTSFGRVGGINRDLPEGWIPKVHKSLDRGLELIDEMDALLTRNRIFVDRTKGTGVINAEDAIDFGYTGPALRACGVNYDIRKAKPYWVYDRFDFKVPVGEHGDNYDRYLVRLEEMRQSVLILRQAMDTIPAGPIIVDDWRIALPPKPEVYGTIEGVMSHFKLVMEGIQVPAGEVYDATEASNGELGWYIVSDGGGRPYKVHVRAPGFPVLAAVPHIIEGKMLADLIPTFDTINMIGGEVEQ
- a CDS encoding 2Fe-2S iron-sulfur cluster-binding protein is translated as MSDNDTKKPTGDAQVPPKGSPTDTPAAKIGPEPSNPPAGAKLDTPPAAHSGPTGTPKPPPPAGPPPKPAPKNPGFVTCTIDGREVVVKPGTNMIEAARQVGSEIPYYCYHPRLSIAANCRICLIEASNAPKLVPACQTPLAEGVVIKTTTPKVKEQQRSVMEFLLLNHPVDCSICDQAGECKLQDYYMKYDYRPSRLEGGKTLKNKRKVLGPRVVLDQERCIMCTRCVRVMNEVAQEPQLGVFGRGSHERIDVFPGSELDSNYSLNTVDVCPVGALLSRDFRFKARAWFLSATPSVCTGCSRGCTTYVDWMSQDTYRYRPRENEAVNKSWMCDQGRLSYKYLNVERALRPQVGRRTGAPSEAEPVVTRKEAVQAAARALKPLVGTAQLAVLASPVTSNEDLLAGLTFAKATLGVSTVYVGGRPQDAADHFLMTADKNPNRKGLELIAQGLGLKLESFDALTTALGAGRVKALYAIGTEVPGDAAAFAQAVGRLDVFVAQAFTESPITAQATVLLPASVHVEDEGSFVQQDGIIQRFRKAYPPKGDVVPHWRWAAELTRELGGEAAWASARDVWRELAGKVAAFAEFNWDKASPPDREKPGINPLPAGADGRPPGYREFGTPRVRGI
- a CDS encoding NADH-quinone oxidoreductase subunit C translates to MDRVSAQLPEAVADRYVDRTGGAWAVIHADSLPKVAAFLKNDPELEFKLFGSIDAVDRLHLAECDPRFEVVYFLYSLKRNEHVRLKVRVSESTPVVPSLTSLFRGANWWERLTFDFYGIRFDGHPDLRRILLYEEFQGYPLRKDYALRDRQPLIPERPIKDIFRGPGTSGIS